A single window of Liolophura sinensis isolate JHLJ2023 chromosome 6, CUHK_Ljap_v2, whole genome shotgun sequence DNA harbors:
- the LOC135467313 gene encoding heat shock 70 kDa protein 12B-like encodes MAQSKPLLMVAIDIGTTYSGYAFSFQHEFLADKLKITTNKVWSDGDNHLQTSYKTPTSVLFDPDGDFHSFGYEAETKYSQVAKNKEEKNWLLFRRFNMSLYKSEISETMELESVSGQRLNALSVFAMSILYLKEHFSGSLQQQVLDSEIQYVLTVPAIWDEDAKQFMRKAALQSGILGDQLAIALEPEAASIFCQSLLANSRSHDEFCDADDISRNGSRYIVVDAGGGTVDTTVHEVMFTGDLKELHKASGGGWGGTQVDDQFTELLLKIFTVKVIKEFGKNHKSDWLDLEKEFEINKRRISSNDEQKFSFRLPASLHETFSFHSKCSLEDQVAESGLSKDVRFTGDKMRISGKVMQPLMKLTIQKIITHVETLMADPKCRGISHILLVGGFSESPLLQEEFRKNFRSVTVATPLDAVLSVMKGAVIFGHRPGTIGIRLAAFTYGNRTSRVFIDGDHAPEKLFIAEGKRLCRNIFNIFVTMNEEVPYGSFTVDMPDLTGEKKRTVGVKFIVGGTELKVKAHEKTTGKIFDATFNFVTK; translated from the exons ATGGCCCAGTCCAAACCCCTTCTCATGGTCGCCATTGATATCGGTACAACATATTCTGGCTACGCCTTCTCCTTCCAACACGAGTTTCTGGCTGATAAACTCAAGATTACAACCAACAAGGTTTGGTCAGATGGAGACAACCACCTTCAGACCTCGTACAAAACCCCGACATCTGTACTGTTTGACCCGGATGGAGATTTCCACAGTTTCGGATATGAAGCGGAGACAAAGTACTCGCAAGTCGCCAAAAACAAGGAGGAAAAAAACTGGTTGTTATTCCGTCGATTTAACATGAGCCTCTACAAATCTGAG ATAAGTGAGACTATGGAGCTGGAGTCGGTGTCCGGACAACGGTTGAATGCCCTCAGTGTATTTGCCATGTCAATACTGTACCTTAAGGAACATTTCAGTGGAAGCCTTCAGCAGCAAGTTCTTGACTCGGAGATCCAATACGTGCTGACGGTACCTGCTATATGGGACGAGGACGCCAAGCAGTTCATGAGGAAAGCCGCTCTACAG TCTGGCATACTTGGAGACCAACTGGCTATTGCACTTGAACCGGAAGCGGCCTCCATTTTCTGTCAGTCCTTATTAGCGAACAGCCGATCACATGACGAATTCTGTGACGCAGACGACATCTCGCGGAATGGATCTCGATACATTGTTGTGGACGCTGGAG GTGGTACTGTGGACACGACAGTGCACGAGGTGATGTTCACTGGGGACCTCAAAGAACTACACAAAGCCAGCGGGGGAGGTTGGGGCGGCACTCAGGTAGACGACCAATTCACCGAACTATTGCTCAAGATTTTTACCGTAAAGGTGATAAAGGAGTTCGGCAAAAACCACAAATCGGATTGGCTGGATCTTGagaaagaatttgaaatcaataaacGGAGGATATCTAGTAATGATGAACAGAAATTCAGCTTCCGGTTGCCGGCTTCTCTACATGAAACGTTCAGCTTTCACAGCAAGTGCTCGTTAGAGGACCAAGTGGCTGAGTCTGGGTTATCCAAAGATGTTCGGTTTACAGGTGACAAGATGAGAATCAGCGGTAAAGTGATGCAGCCTTTGATGAAACTAACCATTCAAAAAATTATCACTCATGTAGAAACACTAATGGCGGATCCCAAGTGTAGAGGAATTTCCCACATCTTACTGGTGGGTGGGTTTTCTGAATCGCCACTTCTCCAAGAGGAGTTCCGGAAGAACTTCCGGTCAGTAACTGTGGCCACTCCTCTAGACGCCGTCCTGTCTGTGATGAAAGGGGCGGTGATATTCGGCCATCGACCGGGCACCATTGGAATCCGCCTTGCCGCATTTACTTACGGAAATAGGACATCAAGAGTTTTTATTGATGGTGATCATGCCCCTGAGAAGTTATTCATAGCTGAAGGCAAAAGGTTATGCCGTAACATTTTCAACATATTTGTTACGATGAACGAAGAAGTACCATACG GCAGTTTCACAGTAGACATGCCGGATTTGACGGGAGAGAAGAAGCGTACAGTTGGAGTTAAGTTTATAGTTGGCGGCACAGAGCTCAAGGTGAAAGCTCACGAGAAGACGACCGGGAAGATCTTCGACGCTACCTTTAACTTTGTGACAAAGTAA